The genomic segment CTTTTAGAAGATGATTGATGATTCAATCAAGTGGGTAGGAGGTTGCAGCTATGTAGTTTATTGTTAGAAGCTCACTGCTACCCTTGATTCAGAAACACAGAGGATGGAATTAAGCTTGTGCTTTTCCGCACAtagtcaaaagaaaagaaaattgcatTCTTGTGAATTTTAGTTTGGGTTTCTACTCGGGGATTTTTTGCTCAGTCAACAGTAGCTTTTTGCTCTGTGTGGTTGAAATTTAACAGTGGTTTTGATTCTTtgcattaaaatgtttttcattttaaaatatttaaaatgatttatttttatattaacatatcaaaattatctaaagcactaaaaacttattaatttgatatattttttttaaaaacgccTGCGGCAAAGTCATCTGATGCATCAACTAATCTTACAGGTAATCTCGGTGCTATTGTTTTCTCTTTGCCagtgaaaaaactgaaaaatgtTCTGGGAAGAATCTACTGAGATGTCCAGGATCTTCAAAATCTTGGAGGCAAGTATATATTGTTGAGGATGACTCCCATGTTCTCCTCCAAATAAGTAGGCAGACCATGAGCAGCAGTCATATCCCAGATTTCCTTTAGGCATCAAAAAGTAGTGAATGAACCCCTTCAAGTTTTTCTTGAGAGAAGAAAAATGTTTCCCTGGCCATGTTTTGCATGCCCTAGAGTTAGAAGGAGGAGCAAAGTAAAGATTTTGATAGGTTTGTGCAATCTCTATTATTAGATTTGTGGTTAGGgttaaagaaaaggaagacCAAGTCAGCAAAGCCATAATGGCTCCCAAAGAAGAGGGGGGAAACCGTTTGTAAcatatttttgacaacctttGGAAACTTTGTAAGCGGTCTTCCAGGCAAATCTTGGGTGGTCCTAAATCCTAATCTCACAATAACCTCAAGccagaaataaaagaaaattttgttggTCAGTTCTTGCTTTTGCTACCTCTTCCTTTCCCTTCCTCCTCATTAGGCTCTAGATTAAGAACTGGAAGatgatcacaaaaaaaaaaaaaaccctaaaaaactagTGCATTTGTAGAAGAACAGGAATTGTTTTATCCTAGCTTTATAAACATTTTCCAGAAATCCCACcaacataaaagaaatacaaCCGCCCAAGAATAGGATTGGCTGTTGTATTCTTCCGAGATGAATGATTTGTTCTCGAGTTCGTTCAAGAAGTACACTGACCTCAAGCAGCAGGCTCAAATGGATGACATGGAGGCAGGGAAGGAGGGTATGAATCTGGACAGATTCTTTGAAGATGTCGAAAATATTAAGGAAGATATGAAAACTGTTGAGAGGCTGTACAGGAGTTTACAAGAAGCCAATGAAGAAAGCAAGACTGTTCACAATGCTAAGACCATGAAAAATCTCCGTTCGCGGATGGACATGGACGTTGAACAAGTTCTGAAACGCGTTAAAATCATCAAGGGAAAGCTCGAAGCCTTAGATCGATCCAATGCAGCTCACCGCAATATTCCAGGGTGTGGTCCAGGATCATCTACGGATCGAACCAGGACATCTGTGGTTAGTGGTTTGGGAAAGAAGCTCAAGGATCTCATGGATAATTTTCAGGACTTGAGAGCTAGAATGGCAGCTGAATACAAGGAAACTGTGGAGCGCAGGTATTTCACAATCACAGGAGAAAGAGCTAGTGACGAAACGATTGAGAATTTGATATCCAGTGGTGAAAGTGAAAGTTTCATGCAAAAGGCAATTCAGGAACAAGGAAGAGGCCAGATTCTTGACACAATATCAGAAATCCAAGAGAGACATGATGCTGTGAAGGAGATAGAGAAGAATTTGATTGAGCTTCACCAGGTATTCTTGGATATGGCTGCTCTTGTGGAAGCTCAGGGTCACCAGCTGAATGATATTGAAAGTCATGTTGCTCACGCCAGCTCATTCGTGCGGCGAGGAACTGAGCAGCTTCAGGAAGCCAGGGAACATCAGAAGAGCTCTCGGAAGTGGACGTGCATTGCCATCATAGCTGGTGTTGTCCTCATTGTTGTCATGCTACTACCATTCTTACCACATATCTTGGCTCTCTTGTAGGAATAATTGGTGGCGGAATTTCTTTTTGAACTCTAGAAACACATTTGATTTAACCCCAACCGAAAATTGTTAGTTGTAAGGTTATCTTGGAAAGCTTGGTTTTATTTTCCAATGGTAGCAATTTTGATATCTCCAGCATAAGCACAACAGCAAGGATGATTGGTAAGTTTCTCCGCTGCCAGGCATCCTAGAAACACATTTCTTGTTTGGCACCCCCAATAGAGGCAATTGGCATTGTTTGCATGAAATTCTGCTGCAAAATCCAAACTAAGGCCATGGCAGAAATCATGATAGTTGATTGGAATGAACGTGTAATTGCTGGGGAGAAGAAGATGCATCGagagaaaaatgaagtcattgtAATATCAAATTTTTGACTCATTGAAAGGAATTGCATGCCTGTCAACTAGTTTTGTTTTCTCCTCTATTTCTTCTAATTCATTATACATGAAAGAAAATTCTCTTTTGAAGATGGCAATAGAAAACTATCAATCTTGCAATCAATGGGTGAATTTCTCTGC from the Populus nigra chromosome 9, ddPopNigr1.1, whole genome shotgun sequence genome contains:
- the LOC133702604 gene encoding syntaxin-124-like; the protein is MNDLFSSSFKKYTDLKQQAQMDDMEAGKEGMNLDRFFEDVENIKEDMKTVERLYRSLQEANEESKTVHNAKTMKNLRSRMDMDVEQVLKRVKIIKGKLEALDRSNAAHRNIPGCGPGSSTDRTRTSVVSGLGKKLKDLMDNFQDLRARMAAEYKETVERRYFTITGERASDETIENLISSGESESFMQKAIQEQGRGQILDTISEIQERHDAVKEIEKNLIELHQVFLDMAALVEAQGHQLNDIESHVAHASSFVRRGTEQLQEAREHQKSSRKWTCIAIIAGVVLIVVMLLPFLPHILALL